In Dyadobacter sp. NIV53, a single window of DNA contains:
- a CDS encoding serine hydrolase — protein sequence MLKRSERNGMFPGFRLLVVKDNQVVFKKGYGVRELGKQETVNTQTLFACASTTKAMTVALMGMLVDEGKINWSDPVYKYLPELQLYDPYVTRALTIRDLLIHDTGVGGTDFFTGVMTIPANEMFRRMQLVKPSYAFRAGFEYQNIMYSAAGRIIERLTGKMWSEVIQERIFDKLGMAATAPKRRLIKGDNVTRPHFKINDTIRVIEYGGDSEIGSAGAVWSNADDMSKWIICMLDSSKYSGGRLLKPETWMEIFKPQTFFPEEEYPTMEILKPNWRTYGLGWYQHDYKGKKINFHTGSLSGLTAITGQIPDEKLGVYIFGNYDHAEVRHVLMYKTFDWFALGETRDWNAEFKSLYSKLANEGKKRKADFQAKRVPDTSPSLPLQQYAGKYFSPLYGNADVTVNGNAIVVNMNDFLKATLSHWHYDTFSATFEKAWNGKTTCRFELGSDGKADTFVMDGMEFKKAVK from the coding sequence ATGTTGAAAAGGTCCGAAAGGAATGGGATGTTCCCGGGCTTTCGATTACTAGTAGTAAAAGACAATCAGGTTGTTTTTAAAAAAGGCTATGGAGTCAGGGAATTGGGTAAACAGGAAACTGTAAATACGCAGACTTTATTTGCATGTGCATCAACTACAAAAGCGATGACCGTTGCTTTAATGGGTATGCTGGTTGATGAAGGGAAGATCAATTGGAGTGATCCTGTATATAAATATTTGCCTGAGTTACAGCTATATGATCCGTATGTTACACGTGCCCTTACAATACGTGACTTATTGATTCATGATACTGGGGTAGGTGGTACTGATTTTTTTACCGGCGTCATGACCATTCCAGCCAATGAAATGTTCAGGAGAATGCAGCTGGTAAAGCCTTCTTATGCCTTTCGTGCGGGATTCGAATATCAGAATATTATGTATTCGGCGGCTGGAAGAATCATTGAAAGATTAACAGGTAAAATGTGGTCAGAGGTGATTCAGGAAAGGATATTTGACAAATTGGGAATGGCGGCTACCGCGCCAAAACGCAGATTAATCAAAGGTGACAACGTAACCCGTCCTCATTTTAAAATAAACGATACCATTCGGGTGATTGAATATGGCGGGGACAGTGAAATTGGCTCGGCTGGTGCAGTTTGGTCCAATGCGGATGACATGAGCAAATGGATAATCTGCATGCTTGACAGCAGTAAATACAGTGGCGGACGTTTATTAAAACCGGAAACATGGATGGAAATATTTAAACCACAGACTTTCTTTCCGGAAGAGGAATATCCTACGATGGAAATCCTGAAACCCAACTGGCGTACTTATGGCCTGGGATGGTATCAGCACGATTACAAGGGCAAAAAAATCAATTTTCATACAGGAAGTTTGTCTGGTTTAACTGCAATAACCGGGCAAATTCCGGATGAAAAACTGGGTGTATATATTTTTGGCAATTATGACCATGCAGAAGTACGTCATGTTTTGATGTACAAAACATTCGATTGGTTTGCACTTGGCGAAACCCGTGACTGGAATGCTGAGTTTAAATCATTGTATTCGAAACTGGCTAATGAGGGAAAAAAGCGCAAAGCAGATTTTCAAGCCAAACGAGTACCGGATACTTCACCTTCATTGCCTTTGCAACAGTATGCCGGAAAGTATTTCAGTCCGTTATATGGAAATGCGGATGTGACGGTAAATGGTAATGCGATTGTGGTTAATATGAATGATTTTCTAAAAGCAACATTGTCACATTGGCATTACGACACTTTCAGTGCCACTTTTGAGAAAGCATGGAACGGGAAAACAACCTGTCGTTTTGAACTGGGTAGCGATGGAAAAGCAGATACATTTGTAATGGATGGAATGGAATTTAAAAAAGCCGTTAAATAA
- a CDS encoding cystathionine gamma-synthase family protein, with protein MNESDFRKGTASVWAGETDRFLNGATTTPIISSVAFSYDDLDEWHAVATGKADGYIYSRNTNPTVHVLEEKIRFLESAEAATSFATGMGAISNTLFALLGPGKRVVSIKDTYGGASRLFLDFLPPAGVIVTLCETGNHEEIEIEIAKGCDVVYLETPTNPTLKVIDIKRLSLAAHQVGAIVVVDNTFATPINQNPLLLGADLVIHSATKFLCGHSDAMGGLLCGSAGLVKKVFQYREITGASLQADPAYMIIRGMKTLELRIERQNASALIIANYLKVHPAVEDVFYPGLKSHPGYDIAKEQMSGFGGVLSFALKGNYETVKAFLPKLKLVHLAASLGSVSTLAGPPKTTSHVELTEEQRALMGIPESLIRYSVGIENVQDLIADLEQALEGLIS; from the coding sequence ATGAATGAATCTGATTTCCGAAAAGGGACCGCTTCCGTCTGGGCTGGCGAAACTGATCGCTTTTTAAATGGTGCCACCACAACCCCAATTATTAGTAGTGTAGCATTTTCTTACGACGATCTGGACGAATGGCATGCTGTGGCAACTGGTAAGGCTGATGGTTACATTTATAGCCGGAATACCAATCCAACTGTGCATGTACTGGAAGAAAAAATCCGTTTTCTGGAAAGTGCAGAGGCCGCTACTTCATTTGCCACAGGAATGGGCGCGATCAGCAATACCCTATTTGCGTTGCTTGGGCCGGGAAAAAGAGTCGTTTCCATTAAGGACACCTATGGTGGAGCCAGCAGGCTTTTTCTGGATTTTCTCCCTCCCGCAGGAGTAATTGTAACGCTTTGTGAAACCGGCAACCATGAGGAGATTGAAATTGAAATAGCCAAAGGCTGTGATGTTGTTTATCTGGAAACTCCCACCAATCCGACACTTAAAGTAATTGATATTAAGCGACTTTCACTGGCAGCTCATCAGGTAGGAGCGATTGTGGTTGTTGACAATACATTTGCAACACCTATTAATCAGAATCCGCTTTTGCTGGGTGCTGATCTGGTCATTCATAGTGCAACAAAGTTCCTTTGCGGGCATTCGGATGCAATGGGCGGACTGCTTTGCGGAAGTGCGGGACTGGTAAAAAAGGTATTTCAGTACCGTGAAATTACGGGTGCCAGTTTACAGGCTGATCCTGCTTATATGATCATTCGCGGAATGAAAACGCTGGAATTAAGAATTGAACGCCAGAATGCGTCGGCTTTGATTATTGCAAATTATCTTAAAGTTCATCCTGCGGTTGAGGATGTTTTTTATCCCGGACTTAAATCGCATCCCGGCTACGACATCGCGAAAGAGCAGATGTCTGGTTTTGGTGGTGTGTTAAGTTTTGCTCTAAAAGGAAATTATGAAACCGTCAAAGCATTTTTACCCAAACTAAAACTGGTTCACCTTGCTGCGAGTCTGGGATCGGTGAGTACATTGGCCGGTCCTCCAAAAACAACAAGCCATGTAGAGCTTACCGAAGAACAACGCGCTTTGATGGGAATCCCCGAAAGCCTGATACGCTATTCAGTAGGAATAGAAAATGTTCAGGATCTGATTGCCGATCTGGAACAGGCGCTTGAGGGTTTGATTTCCTGA
- a CDS encoding bifunctional helix-turn-helix transcriptional regulator/GNAT family N-acetyltransferase: MNSDFFQKTGPTALGSRLRQVGERFTQEAAKIYTLYGVQAEPRWFPVLYALAQQDSQSVAQLAETIGHSQASVSQIIKEMDKRDFIVISKPADDARKSIITLSEKATQYLPMLKHQIEDVGIAAEEMMDQMNYNLWKALDELNYLMDEKSFFDRVQQQRKKRESQQVLIVDYSSQYHDAFRALNVEWITTYFAMEDSDYEALDHPDQKIIEKGGCIIMALYQDEPVGTCALIKMNDTTYELAKMAVSPKAQGKHAGWLLGQAILQKATELGAEKVYLESNTMLKPAINLYHKLGFERIVGATSPYKRCNIQMEVTL; the protein is encoded by the coding sequence ATGAATTCAGATTTTTTCCAAAAAACAGGGCCAACTGCATTAGGTAGCAGGCTTAGACAGGTTGGCGAACGTTTTACGCAGGAAGCTGCGAAGATTTATACACTGTATGGAGTGCAAGCCGAGCCCCGCTGGTTTCCGGTACTTTATGCATTGGCACAGCAGGATAGCCAGTCAGTTGCTCAGCTGGCCGAAACCATTGGCCATTCGCAGGCTTCGGTAAGCCAGATTATTAAAGAAATGGATAAAAGGGATTTTATTGTGATTAGTAAACCAGCTGATGACGCACGTAAATCCATTATTACATTATCCGAAAAGGCCACTCAGTATCTTCCAATGTTGAAACATCAGATAGAAGATGTAGGAATTGCCGCAGAAGAAATGATGGATCAGATGAATTACAACCTCTGGAAAGCGCTGGATGAGCTTAATTACCTGATGGATGAAAAAAGTTTTTTTGATCGTGTGCAGCAGCAGCGTAAAAAACGTGAAAGCCAGCAGGTACTAATAGTAGATTATTCGAGTCAGTACCACGATGCTTTCCGGGCGCTTAATGTGGAATGGATCACCACTTATTTTGCAATGGAAGATTCTGACTATGAAGCCCTTGATCATCCGGATCAGAAGATTATTGAAAAAGGCGGTTGTATTATTATGGCTTTGTATCAGGATGAGCCGGTTGGAACCTGTGCACTGATCAAAATGAATGACACTACTTATGAACTGGCTAAAATGGCTGTTTCACCAAAAGCACAGGGAAAACATGCAGGTTGGTTATTGGGACAGGCAATTCTGCAAAAGGCAACGGAATTAGGTGCTGAAAAGGTTTATCTGGAAAGTAATACGATGTTGAAACCTGCTATTAATCTTTATCACAAACTAGGCTTTGAACGGATTGTAGGTGCCACTTCACCTTATAAAAGATGTAATATTCAAATGGAAGTAACTTTATAA
- a CDS encoding acyltransferase family protein yields the protein MIKNSGSVRLVSLDALRGFDMFWIIGGEHIMHALAETTQWPALIWMSAQLHHTVWNGCTFYDMIFPIFLFISGVSMPFSFQKKLMAANVTNPWELPVKVKREVYKSMIRRTMILIFLGLVVNGLLKFNGFGNTRFASVLGRIGIAWFFAGIIYLNNDLQKQLIWFFGILLGYWVVMVFIPVPGFGAGVLTMEGSLESYIDRLFLPGRLHSKVHDPEGILSTIPAIATGLLGVFTGTFMKNQRYFPLKKVYFLLLAAVVLIVTGLLWDMYFAINKRLWTSSFVLFVGGWSIAFFALFYLIIDVLGWKKWSFPFLLIGMNSIVIYMAVEGVVNFATTADFIFGGLIEFTTEPVSVLLKAVSVVIIELVFLYFLYRNKLFLKV from the coding sequence ATGATTAAAAATTCAGGCTCAGTTCGCCTTGTTTCTCTGGATGCACTTCGTGGTTTCGATATGTTCTGGATCATTGGTGGCGAGCATATTATGCATGCACTGGCAGAAACTACACAATGGCCGGCTTTGATATGGATGTCCGCACAGCTGCACCACACGGTATGGAACGGGTGTACATTTTACGACATGATCTTCCCGATTTTTCTATTTATTTCCGGTGTATCCATGCCTTTTTCCTTTCAGAAAAAACTCATGGCTGCCAATGTTACCAATCCCTGGGAATTACCGGTTAAGGTAAAAAGGGAAGTATATAAATCCATGATCCGGAGGACAATGATTCTGATATTTCTGGGGTTGGTTGTAAACGGTCTTTTGAAATTTAATGGATTTGGAAACACGCGTTTTGCCAGTGTTTTAGGAAGAATTGGCATTGCATGGTTTTTTGCCGGGATCATTTATCTGAACAATGATCTGCAAAAACAGCTCATCTGGTTCTTTGGTATACTGCTCGGTTATTGGGTTGTTATGGTTTTTATTCCCGTCCCTGGTTTTGGTGCCGGTGTTTTAACCATGGAAGGCTCACTGGAATCCTATATTGACCGGCTTTTCCTTCCTGGAAGACTACATAGCAAAGTGCACGATCCGGAGGGTATTTTATCAACTATTCCCGCAATTGCAACCGGATTACTGGGAGTTTTTACAGGTACATTTATGAAAAACCAACGTTATTTTCCGCTTAAAAAAGTATATTTTTTGCTACTCGCGGCGGTAGTTTTAATAGTAACAGGATTACTTTGGGATATGTATTTTGCCATCAATAAACGCTTATGGACGAGTTCATTTGTATTATTTGTAGGTGGATGGAGCATAGCATTTTTTGCCTTATTTTACCTGATCATTGATGTTTTGGGTTGGAAAAAGTGGTCATTTCCTTTTCTGCTGATTGGCATGAATTCTATTGTAATTTATATGGCGGTTGAAGGTGTGGTTAATTTTGCGACAACAGCAGATTTTATCTTTGGAGGGCTTATCGAATTTACTACTGAACCGGTCAGTGTTTTGTTAAAGGCGGTTTCTGTAGTAATCATTGAGCTTGTTTTTCTTTATTTTTTATACCGCAATAAGTTATTTTTGAAAGTTTAG